The following proteins are encoded in a genomic region of Zea mays cultivar B73 chromosome 9, Zm-B73-REFERENCE-NAM-5.0, whole genome shotgun sequence:
- the LOC100285592 gene encoding 3-ketoacyl-CoA synthase 1, producing the protein MEEAAPAAVMERERLTAEMAFRGADEARREGGDPAPSIVIKIRRRLPDFARNIKLKYVKLGIRHGGSPTSLLPALCVPAVAAAAYSFVRLDVIYYSVDLLTCVAWLGTALLLLTVYYLKRPRPVYLVEFACYKPEERLKISKSAFLEMTESTGSFNEAALDFQTKITSRSALGDETYLPPGVQARPPRLNMAEARKEAEAVMFGCLDALFESTGIDPRRDVRILIVNCSLFNPTPSLASMVINHYRMREDVKSFNLGGMGCSAGLIAVDLAKDMLQANPGSYAVVLSTENITLNWYFGNDRSMLLSNCIFRMGGAAALLSNRRADAGRAKYRLLHTVRTHKGATDECFNCVYQREDEAGKAGVSLARELMAVAGDALKTNITTLGPLVLPLSEQLKFLRSLMMRRVFRVGGVRPYIPDFRRAFEHFCVHAGGRAVLEEVQRSLSLRDTDMEPSKCSLHRFGNTSSSSLWYELAYAEAKGRVRRGHRVWQIGFGSGFKCNSAVWRALRDVPPLPSSPGAAAGPGARKGTCCNPWVDDVDRYPPKAYV; encoded by the coding sequence ATGGAGGAGGCTGCGCCCGCGGCGGTCATGGAGCGGGAGCGCCTCACGGCCGAGATGGCCTTCCGCGGCGCGGACGAAGCTCGGCGGGAAGGCGGCGACCCGGCGCCCAGCATCGTCATCAAGATCCGCCGCCGGCTCCCGGACTTCGCCCGCAACATCAAGCTCAAGTACGTGAAGCTCGGGATCCGCCACGGCGGCAGCCCCACGTCGCTGCTGCCGGCGCTCTGCGTGCCggcggtcgccgccgccgcctaCTCGTTCGTCCGCCTCGACGTCATCTACTACTCCGTCGACCTGCTCACCTGCGTCGCCTGGCTCGGCACCGCGCTGCTGCTGCTCACCGTCTACTACCTCAAGCGGCCCCGCCCCGTGTACCTCGTCGAGTTCGCGTGCTACAAGCCGGAGGAGCGGCTCAAGATCTCCAAGTCGGCCTTCCTCGAGATGACCGAGAGCACCGGCTCCTTCAATGAGGCGGCTCTGGACTTCCAGACCAAGATCACCAGCCGCTCCGCGCTCGGGGACGAGACGTACCTGCCCCCGGGCGTCCAGGCGCGCCCGCCCAGGCTAAACATGGCGGAGGCGCGGAAGGAGGCCGAGGCGGTCATGTTCGGGTGCCTGGACGCGCTGTTCGAGTCCACGGGGATCGACCCGCGCCGCGACGTGCGCATCCTCATCGTCAACTGCAGCCTCTTCAACCCGACGCCGTCGCTGGCGTCCATGGTCATCAACCACTACAGGATGAGGGAGGACGTCAAGTCGTTCAACCTCGGCGGCATGGGGTGCAGCGCCGGCCTCATCGCCGTCGACCTCGCCAAGGACATGCTCCAGGCGAACCCCGGATCGTACGCCGTGGTGCTCAGCACCGAGAACATCACCCTCAACTGGTACTTCGGCAACGACCGCTCCATGCTCCTCTCCAACTGCATCTTCCGCATGGGCGGGGCCGCGGCGCTGCTGTCCAACAGGCGCGCGGACGCCGGGCGCGCCAAGTACCGGCTGCTCCACACGGTGCGCACCCACAAGGGCGCCACCGACGAGTGCTTCAACTGCGTGTACCAGCGCGAGGACGAGGCCGGCAAGGCGGGCGTCTCGCTGGCGCGGGAGCTCATGGCGGTGGCCGGCGACGCGCTCAAGACCAACATCACGACGCTggggcccctggtgctgcccctgaGCGAGCAGCTCAAGTTCCTCAGGTCCCTGATGATGCGCCGCGTGTTCCGCGTAGGGGGCGTGCGCCCCTACATCCCGGACTTCCGGCGCGCGTTCGAGCACTTCTGCGTGCACGCCGGCGGCCGCGCGGTGCTGGAGGAGGTGCAGCGCAGCCTGAGCCTGCGGGACACGGACATGGAGCCCAGCAAGTGCTCCCTCCACCGGTTCGGCAACACCAGCAGCAGCTCGCTGTGGTACGAGCTGGCGTACGCCGAGGCCAAGGGCCGGGTAAGGCGCGGCCACCGCGTGTGGCAGATCGGCTTCGGCTCCGGGTTCAAGTGCAACAGCGCCGTGTGGCGCGCTCTACGCGACGTGCCGCCGCTGCCGTCGTCGCCCGGCGCCGCGGCGGGGCCGGGGGCCAGGAAGGGGACCTGCTGCAACCCCTGGGTGGACGACGTGGACAGGTACCCTCCCAAGGCGTACGTCTGA
- the LOC103639369 gene encoding uncharacterized protein — protein MQMQLSVPPQVVVCLALAFLLPCHATATAPAGTIRRVTKQQILASIPPHWDENPVLFLTSPSGKYAAYFMRSQTEPGAGGLGADFCYVEVLDTTAPGAEGRSVWESECMAVSTVNTCALVFSWNGLEVFDGSTSVWHTHDAQSDDQNFLQTLQLVDQGDMRILDKGGELAWKASDEPRAAQRCGMPGSPGLASALPPFAEPIGHGSSDLPFGQGDAYGNGVGVGVGVGAGGAAQPEAPLAAPLPQPESLPLAPLPQEADQFGGAAAAAAGQGQTVQDVGQTFGFGNQPLVDNSPYDSGALKHGCSLVGNSVALGLSVAVAMGLGL, from the coding sequence ATGCAGATGCAGCTCAGCGTTCCGCCGCAGGTTGTCGTGTGTCTCGCGTTAGCCTTTCTGCTCCCGTGCCACGCCACGGCGACGGCCCCGGCCGGCACGATACGGCGCGTGACCAAGCAGCAGATCCTGGCGAGCATCCCGCCGCACTGGGACGAGAACCCCGTGCTGTTCCTGACGTCGCCGTCGGGGAAGTACGCGGCGTACTTCATGCGCAGCCAGACCGAGCCGGGCGCCGGAGGCCTGGGCGCCGACTTCTGCTACGTCGAGGTGCTCGACACGACGGCGCCGGGCGCCGAGGGCCGGAGCGTGTGGGAGTCGGAGTGCATGGCCGTGAGCACCGTGAACACGTGCGCGCTCGTGTTCTCGTGGAACGGCCTGGAGGTGTTCGACGGGAGCACCTCGGTGTGGCACACCCACGACGCGCAGTCCGACGACCAGAACTTCCTGCAGACGCTGCAGCTGGTGGACCAGGGCGACATGCGCATCCTCGACAAGGGCGGCGAGCTGGCGTGGAAGGCCAGCGACGAGCCGCGCGCCGCGCAGCGCTGCGGGATGCCCGGCTCGCCCGGCCTCGCCTCCGCTCTGCCCCCGTTCGCCGAACCGATAGGCCACGGGAGCAGCGACCTGCCGTTTGGACAGGGAGACGCTTACGGCAACGGCGTCGGAGTCGGAGTCGGTGTTGGTGCTGGCGGCGCGGCGCAACCCGAGGCACCGCTTGCGGCGCCTTTGCCGCAGCCCGAGTCGTTGCCACTGGCGCCGCTACCTCAGGAAGCCGATCAGTTCggtggcgccgccgccgccgccgcggggcaGGGACAGACCGTGCAGGATGTGGGGCAGACGTTCGGATTCGGCAACCAGCCGCTGGTGGACAACAGCCCGTACGACAGTGGGGCGCTCAAGCATGGATGCAGCCTGGTGGGGAACTCGGTTGCTTTGGGTCTCAGCGTTGCCGTCGCCATGGGTCTGGGCCTCTGA